Proteins from a genomic interval of Sulfurimonas sp. HSL3-2:
- a CDS encoding 50S ribosomal protein L11 methyltransferase: MQEFYNQLVVRVSSHHDLFSDFLSDTLPIGFEELDDGFIVRSEDELETIKWGLEQFNEALQKALNQPIEIEFTLTKEKSSDWVKEYQEGITPVLIEPFYIYPTWDEPKEGKVNIAIDPALAFGTGHHPTTATCLQAVAKYVKEGNEIIDVGCGSGILSIASMKLGAVADACDTDPISVENSKINATENSVEYRKIWEGSASISDKVYDVTIANIVADVLTYIANDLKKITKSGGIMVLSGILDKYENKVLKFYQDCELIERIPQDEWVTLILKRG; the protein is encoded by the coding sequence ATGCAGGAATTCTACAATCAACTTGTGGTGAGAGTCTCATCTCACCACGATCTTTTTAGTGACTTTTTAAGTGATACTCTACCTATAGGTTTTGAAGAATTAGATGACGGTTTTATTGTCCGAAGCGAAGATGAATTAGAAACTATAAAATGGGGACTAGAACAGTTTAACGAGGCTTTACAAAAAGCATTGAACCAACCTATAGAGATAGAGTTCACCTTAACTAAAGAGAAAAGCAGTGACTGGGTCAAAGAGTACCAAGAGGGCATTACTCCGGTTTTAATCGAACCTTTTTATATCTACCCGACATGGGATGAGCCAAAAGAGGGGAAAGTAAATATAGCCATAGACCCTGCATTGGCTTTTGGAACAGGACATCACCCTACTACGGCAACATGTCTTCAAGCAGTTGCAAAGTATGTAAAAGAGGGCAATGAAATCATAGACGTGGGGTGCGGAAGCGGAATACTCAGCATCGCTTCTATGAAACTGGGAGCCGTAGCTGATGCTTGTGACACTGATCCGATATCAGTTGAAAACTCTAAGATTAATGCCACGGAAAATAGTGTAGAATATAGAAAAATATGGGAAGGTTCAGCTTCTATAAGTGACAAAGTATATGATGTTACGATAGCAAATATCGTAGCTGACGTACTTACATATATAGCAAACGACCTTAAGAAGATCACGAAATCCGGCGGAATTATGGTTCTGTCTGGGATCTTAGACAAATATGAAAACAAAGTGTTGAAATTTTATCAAGACTGCGAGTTAATAGAACGTATACCCCAAGATGAATGGGTAACATTAATTTTAAAAAGAGGATAA